TGAACGCCGCCGTCAGCCCTCCTCGCCGGTAAGCCAAGGGTTTTTGCCGCACATCGAATAGGGACGAACATGAGCGACGCTCCCGACCTCTCCTGCCACGCGAAACTGGCGCGCGTGGTGCTCGACAACCGCGGCCCGCTCTCTCCCGCGGAAGTCGCGACCGAGGCGCGAATCACCGAAGCCGACGCAGAGGACGCCCTCACGGAACTCGAAACCGCCGGCCTCGTCGACTGCGTCTGCGGCGTCTGCGCCACCAAAGAGGTCGTCTACGAACTCCGCACCGAATCCGAACCCGAGCCCGCCGGACAGGCGTAGCGCAGCCCTCATACGCCCCGCCCGCATACGTTCTCTCGCGTCCCACAAGTCCCCGCCCGAGCCTACCCGCTCCGGGCGCGATGACGAGCGGAGAACCCAGGGACGCGACATCCGGCCCACACGGGCCCGCCTGGTACACGCACGTACTCGCCCGCCACGAGGGTTTCCCGGCCGACACGGCACGCCGCCCAGGGATGACGCCGGTCGTTAGTGTCGCGGGCGCACATTTCAATATACTGCTAGATGCGTCCATAAATAATATCTAGTGCTCCAGTTACGGTCTACCCTTGAGAGCGACGTCGTGACTGCGCCTCCTACCGCGTTGTGGACACAGTCAACGCTGACGAGCCTGGAACGGGGGCTGCCGGGGTATCGACATCTGCCGGCTTTGGATCGTCGCGCTGGCTACAGAGCGCGTACCACACATTGACCCCATCATCAGTTTAAAAATATCGGTGTCTGATATTTCGAACCTAACACACCAAACTTGAAACTACCATTCATGCGTTATCTCTTAAGCACAAGAGCATTGAACGGGGTGGTTGTATTATTTACTGGGATGATCGGCGAGAACGCGGAGCGCGATTGGTGCCCGCCGACACCTAACCAGAGGTGGTCACGAGGTGGTGACTGAGACCGTCGTTGAGGGCTTGCGCCTCGCTGGGGAGGTGTTCTGGGAAACCCGGTGGGCGCTCGTGGGGTTCACGGTCGCTGGTGCCGTCGAGGCGTTCGTCAGTGAGGAAAGGACGTCCGCCGTTCTCGGTGGGAACGGCCGGCGTGAACTCGGTCTCGGGACGGTCTTCGGGGCGGCGTCCTCGCGGTGTTCGCTTGGCGCGGTTGCGGCGACCGAGTCGCCGTTCGAGAGAGGTGCATCACCTGTTGCGAGCGGCCGCCTCTCAGTTCGCCTCGACGAACCTCGTGATCGAACTGGGCCGTGTCATGTGGGTCTCGTCCCGCCGCAGGGCGAAGCCGGTGGAACCGCGCCGTCCGGCTATACGCTGTACCTCAACGCCGTGTTCACACTGCTTCTCCCCGGTCAGGTCTACGTCGGTCACTGGGCGACACAGAGCGGTGAGGAACCCGCTGAACACGAGATGGGGATGACGCACGAGCTACACGAGGGGAGTTGAATGCAAGATAGCACTCCCGCGCCCGTCGAAAGCGGTCGCAGTGAACGGGTTCTGCCAGACTCGCTCGCGCGATATACAGACGCCGCACTGTACGGACTCGTCGCCGGGGCGGCGCTGTGTCT
This sequence is a window from Halocalculus aciditolerans. Protein-coding genes within it:
- a CDS encoding permease yields the protein MTETVVEGLRLAGEVFWETRWALVGFTVAGAVEAFVSEERTSAVLGGNGRRELGLGTVFGAASSRCSLGAVAATESPFERGASPVASGRLSVRLDEPRDRTGPCHVGLVPPQGEAGGTAPSGYTLYLNAVFTLLLPGQVYVGHWATQSGEEPAEHEMGMTHELHEGS